Within Acidimicrobiales bacterium, the genomic segment GCACGACGTCCTGGTCGAGTATCCCGGTATCGGCGACGAGCTGCTCGCCTATCAGAACTTCCCACCCTCCGCTGTGCCGCTCCTCGACAGGACTATGGAGATCCTGAGAGAGGCCGGGTTCTCGGCGGAACGCTCCACCATGCTCGTCGCGATCCTGTCGTCCTACGTGATCTCGAGGGCGCACTTCGAGGCGTACCGACGCTTGGCGGCCGGTGACAGCGACACGGCCCGGGAGGTGAGGGACCGGATCGTCGACGGCTGGAGGAGACTCGGTGACGCGGTTGATCCGGCGAACGCGCCGTACGCGGCCGAATACATCGACATGTTCGCCAAGACCGAGACGGCCGAAAACGCCTTCGAAGAAGGTCTGGCTCTCCTGCTCTCGGCCATGGAAGCGGAGCTCGAGACGACCCTCCGGACTGCGCCCCGAAGCCGCGGGGGGTGATCCCGCGAGTGCGAAACCTGCTCACCCGAAGAACCTGACGGTCCCGCACACCAGTTTCGGCAAGGGCGAGCGCACGAGAGGGCGGCGCCCGTCGGATGTCCCTTCCGTCGCGTAGGCTCGCTTCGATGGGACTTCCACTGCCGTCGACCCTCTCACCTTCCAAGGCGAGCACGTTCAAGGACTGCGCGCTGGCCTTCCGCTTCTCGGTCATAGAGCGGATCCCCGAACCCCCGAGTCCGCATGCGAGCCGGGGCACCCTGGTCCACGCGAGCCTCCAGAAGCTCTACTCCCTGCCACCCCGGCAGAGGCGACCCGAGGTGGCCCGTACATGCCTGAGAGACGCATGGGACGAGCTGAAGGACCTCGAAGAGTTCACCGGTCTCGGTCTTTCCGCGCCCGAGACGAGGGACTTCCTCGAGGAGTGTGAGCGTCTGGTCGAGGCCGTGTTCGCCATCGAGGATCCCGCACAGATCCGCCCCATCGGCCTCGAGCTGGAGATGGCCGTCCAACTGGGCGAGGACGACAAAGGGCCGACCGTCAGGGGGATCATCGACCGCCTCGAGCTCACCGAGGACGGGGAGCTGGTCGTGACCGACTACAAGACAGGGAAGGCACCTCGACACACGATCGCCCAAAAACGACTCGACGGCGTCAGGATCTACGCACTCATGTGTGAGAGGCTCCTCGGCCGAAGGCCGGCCCGTGTGCAGCTCCACTACCTCGGCGACCAGAAGACCATGAGCCATGTCCCCGACGACCAGAGCGTGAGAGCCGTAGAGACACAGCTCCAGGCCCTGTGGGGAGCCATCCGACGCGCATGCGCGACCGGTGTCTTCAAGGAGAAGCCGTCTTCGCTGTGCGAATGCTGCAACTTCAGGCGATGGTGCCCTGCGTGGGGTGGAGATCCCGACCGCGCCGCCACGGAAGCACCCTCTGTGTTTTTCGGGTCGTGACCGGGTCGTCCTCTCGTGAGAAGAGGGGGCTCCTCGATGCGGCCTCCTGCGGGTCGGATCTGAGAAGGGCCCTCGCCTCGGGGAGCATCTTCGCAGATCGGATCCACGAGACGGCAGCTCCCGTCGACGAGTTCGTGGACGCCGCGTTCGCCCGCCTGAGAGGCAGTCCCGTCTTCGACAGGCTCTTCGTTTCCCTCACCAGAGCGGCAGAGTTCAGCCTCCTCTGGCACGGCCTGGCTGCCCTGTCGGCGTACTCACGGGAGCGTCCGGCGGCAGACTGGCTCCGCTCGGCGCTGCTGATCGGCGCAGAATCGGTGG encodes:
- a CDS encoding recombinase RecB; its protein translation is MSLPSRRLASMGLPLPSTLSPSKASTFKDCALAFRFSVIERIPEPPSPHASRGTLVHASLQKLYSLPPRQRRPEVARTCLRDAWDELKDLEEFTGLGLSAPETRDFLEECERLVEAVFAIEDPAQIRPIGLELEMAVQLGEDDKGPTVRGIIDRLELTEDGELVVTDYKTGKAPRHTIAQKRLDGVRIYALMCERLLGRRPARVQLHYLGDQKTMSHVPDDQSVRAVETQLQALWGAIRRACATGVFKEKPSSLCECCNFRRWCPAWGGDPDRAATEAPSVFFGS